The Paraburkholderia sp. SOS3 genome includes a region encoding these proteins:
- a CDS encoding VIT1/CCC1 transporter family protein translates to MSTIMPAGHAESAQREPVLKPVDRVCELCFGLFMALTFVGAVKATGAGQDAGYKMFFAALGCNLAWGLADAVMYLVRTLVDRGQRLKIALTAQRERDPVVAIRALRNALPETLKSFAEDADLERIRARLAAMPTLPPRATFVRQDFVGALGIFLLVVLGTFPVALPFLIVKDLGTALIASRVLTLLILFAAGFALGRYTDAGAMKAGFAMTALGILLTMAIIALGG, encoded by the coding sequence ATGAGCACCATCATGCCGGCCGGGCACGCGGAGTCCGCACAGCGCGAACCGGTTCTGAAGCCCGTCGATCGCGTCTGCGAACTATGTTTTGGTCTGTTCATGGCCTTGACGTTCGTCGGCGCCGTCAAGGCAACCGGCGCCGGCCAGGACGCCGGGTACAAAATGTTCTTTGCCGCACTCGGATGCAACCTCGCGTGGGGACTCGCCGACGCCGTGATGTATCTGGTACGCACGCTCGTCGATCGGGGGCAGCGCCTGAAGATCGCGCTAACGGCGCAACGGGAACGCGATCCGGTGGTGGCCATACGTGCGCTCCGCAATGCGTTGCCTGAGACGCTTAAATCGTTCGCGGAAGACGCCGACCTCGAGCGAATCCGCGCACGCCTGGCAGCGATGCCGACGTTGCCGCCTCGAGCGACATTCGTGCGTCAGGACTTCGTCGGCGCGCTGGGCATCTTCCTGCTTGTCGTGTTGGGAACCTTCCCGGTCGCGCTGCCCTTTCTGATTGTCAAGGATCTCGGGACGGCACTGATCGCCTCGCGTGTGCTCACGCTTCTGATACTTTTCGCTGCTGGCTTCGCGCTAGGACGCTACACCGATGCGGGCGCCATGAAAGCGGGCTTCGCCATGACGGCGCTTGGAATTCTGCTGACGATGGCGATCATTGCACTCGGCGGTTGA
- a CDS encoding lysylphosphatidylglycerol synthase domain-containing protein: protein MKYPGRALALIGVTAAAWLVWREHPATVLRLLKDAGAGLVLAALVHVLPMLANAWDWRSLIRAAQRPRLSAMLKLVWIRESVNGLLPVARIGGEIVSFRLLGRVGVRPATAVASLVVDMQLTLISQVVFALAAACYVLYHGSPQAAAVMERLAGVAAVAVPVLVLFALVQHARPFERAARVLNQMTSGKLVALVGRSARIDQSVKLIWRQRGVVVRYLCIWQTLQCVGFAFELWLALHFLGTDVSFAQAFVLEALIQMLSSAAFLVPAGLGVQEGGFVVIGGLLGLTPETCLALAGARRIRDLLIYLPGLLAWQVAEHWPASSRQTGVRADRFARARSSR from the coding sequence ATGAAATATCCCGGACGGGCGTTGGCCCTGATCGGTGTTACCGCCGCGGCCTGGCTCGTGTGGCGCGAACATCCGGCCACCGTATTGCGACTGCTGAAAGACGCGGGCGCCGGGCTCGTGCTGGCCGCGCTCGTTCATGTGCTGCCGATGCTGGCAAATGCATGGGACTGGCGCTCGCTGATTCGCGCGGCACAGCGCCCGCGGCTGTCGGCCATGCTGAAGCTCGTGTGGATTCGCGAATCGGTGAACGGCCTGCTGCCCGTCGCCCGTATCGGCGGAGAAATCGTTTCGTTCCGTCTGCTCGGACGGGTTGGCGTGCGGCCCGCCACGGCGGTGGCGAGCCTCGTTGTCGATATGCAGCTCACGCTGATCAGCCAGGTGGTTTTTGCGCTTGCCGCTGCCTGCTACGTGCTTTATCACGGGTCGCCGCAAGCGGCCGCCGTGATGGAGCGGCTGGCCGGTGTCGCCGCCGTGGCCGTGCCGGTGCTAGTGCTGTTCGCGCTCGTTCAGCACGCGCGCCCGTTCGAGCGGGCAGCGCGCGTCCTCAACCAGATGACGAGCGGCAAGCTCGTTGCCCTGGTCGGCCGGTCCGCACGCATCGATCAGTCGGTGAAGCTGATCTGGCGGCAGCGCGGCGTGGTCGTGCGTTATCTGTGTATCTGGCAGACGCTGCAATGCGTGGGCTTCGCATTCGAGCTATGGCTTGCGCTTCATTTCCTCGGTACCGATGTCAGTTTCGCGCAAGCGTTCGTGCTCGAGGCTTTGATCCAGATGCTGAGCAGCGCGGCCTTTCTGGTGCCGGCGGGGCTCGGTGTGCAGGAAGGCGGATTCGTGGTGATCGGCGGCTTGCTCGGTTTGACTCCGGAGACCTGTCTCGCGCTGGCGGGCGCAAGACGGATACGCGATTTGCTGATTTACCTGCCAGGGCTGCTGGCCTGGCAGGTCGCCGAGCATTGGCCCGCTTCGAGTCGCCAAACTGGCGTTCGAGCGGACCGCTTCGCCCGTGCACGTTCGTCCCGGTAA
- a CDS encoding extensin-like domain-containing protein: MFARVLALLVVLSTVVYLAIAWFAAHGRIELPADWNSRWNPFTPFDVQAPHGPLSAWKFWRATHDDRQCAHALATSNITYRPVRANEASPGCPLENAVRIEQLGSVSVSSSFMASCPLALGLAVYVHDPLQNAAQRVYGQNVQRIDHVGSYACRNVNHAASGPPSEHASANALDIEAFVLQDGTRISVQRNWSKGTRASQFLQAARDRACDTFHVVLGPDFNALHRAHFHFDMGRFRLCR; the protein is encoded by the coding sequence ATGTTCGCCCGCGTCCTCGCGCTGCTGGTCGTCTTATCTACAGTCGTCTACCTCGCGATAGCGTGGTTCGCCGCGCACGGCCGCATCGAGCTACCCGCCGACTGGAACAGCCGCTGGAATCCGTTCACCCCTTTCGACGTGCAAGCGCCGCATGGACCGCTGAGCGCATGGAAGTTCTGGCGCGCGACGCACGATGACCGGCAGTGCGCACATGCACTCGCTACCTCGAACATCACCTATCGCCCGGTTCGCGCCAACGAGGCTTCGCCCGGATGCCCACTCGAAAACGCAGTGCGCATCGAACAGCTCGGCAGCGTTAGCGTAAGCAGCAGCTTCATGGCATCGTGCCCGCTCGCACTCGGCCTCGCCGTCTACGTGCACGACCCGTTGCAGAACGCGGCGCAGCGCGTCTACGGGCAGAATGTGCAGCGAATCGATCATGTCGGCAGCTATGCATGCCGCAACGTCAACCATGCAGCGTCGGGCCCGCCGAGCGAACACGCATCGGCCAACGCGCTCGACATCGAAGCGTTCGTACTGCAAGACGGCACGCGCATTTCAGTCCAGCGAAACTGGTCCAAAGGCACGCGCGCATCGCAGTTTCTTCAGGCAGCGCGCGACCGCGCATGCGATACGTTTCATGTCGTGCTCGGCCCCGACTTCAATGCGCTGCATCGCGCGCATTTTCATTTCGACATGGGAAGGTTTCGTCTCTGCCGCTGA
- a CDS encoding carboxylesterase/lipase family protein, whose product MKVENDEIVKIAGVASPERRTVLKSVAALAATATLPMLYSCASASTSVAANPIAETHAGKLRGTRIAGVDVFKGIRYADSPAGSNRFLPPQPVSAWAGVKDATAFGASAPQSPETPSALSSWYSALQPQSEDCLFLNVFAPSGDRALAKRPVMMWLHGGAWSNCAGTAPGFDGTNLARNGDVVVVTVNHRLNVFGYLYLGDKDARFADSANAGLFDVAASLQWVRDNIAAFGGDPGNVTLFGQSGGAAKVAAMMDFPAARGLFHKAVIESCSGGIHLESRDEAAKQAYQLGAHLGIADLDPIKLQAVPMEQLIAAMKPVRDPFRPVVDGRGFTRHPFDPGAPAQSAGMPVLIGNAATEMTLYMAADPRNFSLDLAEVTRRTALLLQQNTVSAARMIDAYRAAQPDASPSELLAALSTDYVFRRNTTRIAALQSAQAPVYDYVFNWKTPVMNGNLHSPHTSEVPFVFGTFDAARGLLGNGPEIPRLSGEVMGAWTAFARTGNPNTDAMPAWAPYDTTRRTTMVIDSESHTESDPGGVARHALDGLPPYEYSMDRNSVVRPSRA is encoded by the coding sequence ATGAAAGTTGAGAACGACGAAATCGTAAAAATAGCAGGTGTCGCCAGCCCTGAACGGCGGACCGTGTTGAAAAGCGTCGCGGCGCTCGCCGCCACCGCAACGCTTCCCATGCTGTACTCGTGCGCGTCGGCGTCCACTTCCGTGGCCGCGAACCCAATCGCCGAAACGCACGCCGGCAAGCTGCGCGGAACGCGTATCGCAGGCGTCGACGTATTCAAGGGCATTCGCTATGCCGATAGCCCTGCAGGGAGTAACCGGTTTTTGCCACCGCAGCCGGTGTCGGCCTGGGCAGGCGTAAAGGATGCAACCGCGTTCGGCGCGTCCGCACCGCAATCGCCTGAAACGCCGAGCGCGCTAAGCAGCTGGTATTCGGCATTGCAGCCGCAGAGCGAAGATTGCCTGTTTCTGAATGTATTCGCGCCGTCGGGCGACCGCGCTTTGGCAAAACGCCCGGTGATGATGTGGTTGCACGGCGGGGCATGGTCGAATTGCGCCGGCACGGCCCCCGGCTTCGACGGCACGAACCTCGCACGCAACGGCGATGTCGTGGTCGTAACGGTCAATCATCGGCTCAACGTTTTCGGTTATCTCTATCTCGGCGACAAGGACGCACGTTTCGCCGATTCGGCGAACGCAGGCCTCTTCGACGTCGCCGCAAGCCTTCAGTGGGTGCGCGACAACATCGCCGCATTCGGCGGCGATCCCGGCAATGTCACGCTGTTCGGTCAATCGGGCGGCGCCGCGAAAGTAGCGGCGATGATGGATTTTCCCGCTGCGCGCGGTCTCTTTCACAAGGCCGTGATCGAAAGCTGCTCGGGCGGCATTCATCTCGAGAGCCGCGACGAAGCCGCGAAGCAGGCGTATCAGTTGGGAGCACACCTCGGCATTGCGGATCTCGACCCGATCAAGCTCCAGGCCGTGCCGATGGAACAACTGATCGCCGCGATGAAGCCGGTGCGCGATCCATTCCGGCCGGTCGTCGATGGTCGCGGCTTTACGCGACATCCGTTCGACCCGGGCGCCCCCGCACAATCGGCAGGCATGCCTGTGCTGATCGGCAACGCGGCCACGGAAATGACGCTTTATATGGCGGCCGATCCGCGCAATTTCTCGCTCGACCTGGCCGAAGTGACGAGGCGCACGGCGTTGCTGCTGCAGCAAAACACGGTATCGGCCGCGCGCATGATCGATGCGTACCGCGCCGCGCAGCCAGACGCTTCGCCAAGCGAACTGCTTGCCGCGCTGAGCACCGATTACGTGTTTCGACGCAATACGACGCGCATCGCCGCGCTGCAGTCGGCGCAAGCGCCTGTCTACGATTACGTCTTCAACTGGAAGACGCCGGTGATGAACGGAAATCTGCACTCGCCGCATACATCCGAAGTGCCGTTCGTGTTCGGCACGTTCGACGCGGCACGCGGGCTGCTCGGCAATGGGCCCGAAATTCCGCGTCTATCCGGCGAGGTGATGGGCGCGTGGACGGCTTTCGCGCGCACCGGTAACCCGAACACCGATGCAATGCCCGCGTGGGCGCCATACGATACGACGCGCCGCACGACAATGGTGATCGATAGCGAAAGCCACACCGAGAGCGATCCGGGCGGCGTCGCGCGACACGCACTCGATGGATTGCCGCCCTACGAGTACAGCATGGATCGCAACAGCGTGGTGCGGCCATCGCGGGCTTAG
- a CDS encoding glycine zipper family protein: protein MNAWTKIASIAPLLCLQIAAQAQPVAYPAKGQSSQQQQKDQSACVSWAKSKTGVDPATAAAAAPPPSGPAVGGGERVSGAARGAAGGAVIGAIAGNAGKGAAIGAATGTMVGGVRARQNRRNAEASAQAQNQNAMAAFNQAYSACMSGRGYTTQ from the coding sequence ATGAACGCGTGGACGAAAATCGCGTCGATCGCCCCGCTGCTGTGCCTTCAGATCGCAGCGCAGGCACAGCCCGTAGCGTATCCGGCCAAGGGCCAAAGTTCGCAGCAACAGCAAAAGGATCAATCGGCATGCGTCTCTTGGGCCAAGTCGAAAACCGGCGTCGATCCTGCTACGGCCGCTGCCGCTGCGCCGCCGCCCTCGGGTCCCGCGGTAGGCGGCGGTGAGCGGGTGTCGGGCGCCGCACGGGGCGCCGCCGGTGGCGCAGTGATTGGCGCGATCGCCGGCAACGCCGGCAAAGGCGCCGCTATCGGAGCGGCTACCGGCACAATGGTCGGAGGAGTACGGGCCCGTCAGAACAGACGGAATGCAGAAGCGTCCGCCCAAGCTCAGAATCAGAACGCCATGGCCGCTTTCAATCAGGCCTATTCCGCTTGTATGAGCGGTCGCGGATACACGACGCAATGA
- the hpnI gene encoding bacteriohopanetetrol glucosamine biosynthesis glycosyltransferase HpnI: protein MRALRVILFLCIPVGLARVAASNVFAAWHVAHVLSVSLARVCAALAVPGIGYTWLAGEFVRRFFARSCAQPSSFPGVTLVKPLCGDEWNLEHNLVSFFEQDYPGPVQFVFGVHDPADVALATVDRLRAQYPHAQVSVVIDSRLYGPNRKIGNLVNMLEHAQHDVLCFADSDVTVERSYLRHVVGTLQSPGVGLVTCVYRGLCAPGWWPRFSAAATNYHFLPGVVTGLAIGRARPCFGQTIAMERAMLERIGGLTQFAHHLAEDHAIGDAVRRTGATVAIPPFTVRHACVETSFTKFVAHELRWSRTIRAVDRLGHLGSALMHPVPFAILAVLASGGALWTWVLASIALAARLALKWRSDNAVQQTHRGIWLLPMWDALSFVIFVASFFSSRVEWRGFSFDVDDEGLLSPAHKK from the coding sequence ATGCGCGCGCTGCGCGTCATCCTGTTCCTATGCATACCTGTTGGGCTCGCGCGCGTAGCTGCATCGAATGTCTTCGCCGCGTGGCATGTCGCCCATGTGCTGAGCGTGTCGCTGGCCCGCGTCTGTGCGGCGCTCGCGGTGCCGGGAATCGGCTACACGTGGCTCGCCGGCGAGTTCGTGCGCCGCTTCTTTGCGCGCTCATGTGCGCAGCCGTCGAGCTTTCCCGGCGTGACGCTCGTCAAGCCGTTGTGCGGCGACGAATGGAATCTCGAGCACAATCTCGTCAGTTTTTTCGAGCAGGATTACCCGGGGCCGGTGCAGTTCGTATTCGGTGTGCACGACCCCGCAGATGTCGCGCTCGCGACCGTCGACAGGCTGCGCGCGCAGTATCCGCATGCGCAGGTCAGCGTGGTGATCGACTCGCGGCTCTACGGGCCGAACCGGAAGATCGGCAATCTCGTCAATATGCTCGAGCATGCGCAGCACGATGTGCTCTGCTTTGCCGACAGCGACGTGACCGTGGAACGCAGTTATCTGCGCCACGTCGTCGGCACGTTGCAGAGCCCCGGCGTCGGACTCGTGACCTGCGTGTATCGCGGATTGTGCGCGCCGGGCTGGTGGCCGCGCTTTTCCGCAGCGGCGACGAACTATCATTTTCTGCCCGGCGTCGTAACGGGCCTCGCGATCGGCAGGGCGCGCCCCTGTTTTGGCCAGACCATCGCAATGGAGCGTGCGATGCTCGAGCGCATCGGCGGCCTGACACAGTTCGCTCATCATCTGGCCGAGGATCATGCGATCGGCGACGCGGTGCGGCGCACCGGCGCGACGGTCGCCATCCCGCCGTTCACAGTACGGCATGCGTGCGTCGAGACGAGCTTCACGAAGTTCGTCGCGCACGAGTTGCGCTGGAGCCGGACGATCCGGGCCGTCGATCGGCTCGGGCATCTGGGCTCCGCGCTGATGCATCCGGTTCCGTTCGCCATCCTGGCGGTACTGGCGTCGGGAGGCGCGCTGTGGACATGGGTGCTCGCCAGCATCGCGCTCGCCGCGCGACTCGCGCTCAAGTGGCGCTCCGACAACGCGGTGCAGCAGACCCATCGCGGAATCTGGCTGCTGCCGATGTGGGATGCGCTATCGTTCGTCATCTTTGTTGCGAGTTTTTTCTCGTCGCGTGTCGAGTGGCGCGGATTCAGCTTCGACGTCGACGACGAAGGCCTTCTGTCGCCAGCGCATAAAAAATGA
- a CDS encoding CheR family methyltransferase yields the protein MGSTLSDLLRVAVLGGSAGSLEGLRAIVAALPADPGFATLVITHLDPDEESRLADILQADCRIPVEKLVHLRKIEHDRVYVLPENAGVIALDGHFRLTRRLSGPNLVIDACLASLAQDPDVNGAAVILSGTGEDGAHGLVDLKASGGFAIAQKPQTASHQGMPAAAIDTGLVDEVLAPEEIAGCLVRRFGDPARQDDATDAQSADTDELGLALSIVQQKTGINLGYVKDVNLRRRFLRRVLLQKNRDIGAYLQLLRGDAREAAALRDDILIGVTAFFRDAEFVNVLRQSVIPRLLELKDDPIRVWVPACSTGEEVYTIATLLKDALDRAALHRRVQIFGTDINEASIEFARAGRYSSGSIDDVPEAFRESTFAATSGGYVVRKSIRDMCVFARHNVLTHAPFSGMGLISCRNLLIYLRKEAQQHVLEALHYACRADGFVVLGRAEAASGADGFEHAGAPHLYRKVAAARRQQAMFPIDALRPWASEGGSPPVRRSQPVDPVIEAATRAALERYAPPGFVVDEKADVVQFRGDVSDFVAPASGEASLALPRLLRPELNVTVRTALIEARRTGQPVRRERVALGDRRFTLEVLPLGGENLVPHFMVTLQRLQQETPAVPGTGQDARSTGSQLQELERTVATLSDELEATQAQLKAVVAEFESANEELRTANEEMLSTNEELQSANEELLLAKQELESANQELGSLNDELRSRNQQLDRANDDLSNLVEGIPLPVVLLDRQLRLRHFSPQAQMLFGFSEDSVGQPMAQLNRLFSAADLERMVQSAVQGLAEVEREYRDSEGRWWLVNVRAYRTADDRIDGAVLAVQDIDELKRAVDVARTAQRDAERANTAKDNFLGLVSHELRAPLNVIAGWAAVLKAASERSLNTDGASRERAVAAILQHCQSQAALIDDLLDVSRITSGRFALDSQLVDFAAAVRTVVEGHRPAAAAKEMTLLSSGLHDQAVVSGDARRLQQVVSNLLGNALKFTPRGGRVEVALTHLGTLVELSVVDNGIGVKPELLPQLFDRFMQSDTSRTREYGGLGLGLSIVRHLVAAHGGTVTATSEGEGRGTRLTVRLPLVQSKVIGEEAVTLAPNRRPDLNGLSLLLVDDDVQAQEALVHLLHGLGAQVQTATGANEALSCLAAGSFDILVSDLAMPGADGYALMQAVRKREGGQRRIYALALSGLASLQDRDAAIAAGFDDHLPKPLNAEVLLEKLLLRRGR from the coding sequence ATGGGGTCGACGCTTTCAGATTTGTTGCGGGTAGCCGTACTTGGCGGCTCGGCGGGCAGCCTCGAGGGGCTGCGCGCTATCGTCGCCGCGCTGCCTGCTGATCCGGGCTTCGCCACTCTGGTTATCACGCACCTCGACCCCGATGAAGAAAGCCGGCTTGCCGACATCCTTCAGGCGGACTGCCGCATACCCGTGGAAAAACTGGTCCACTTGCGCAAGATCGAGCACGACCGCGTTTATGTGCTGCCCGAGAATGCCGGCGTGATTGCGCTGGACGGGCACTTTCGGCTCACGCGCCGCCTGTCCGGTCCCAATCTCGTGATCGACGCTTGCCTCGCCTCGCTCGCGCAGGACCCGGACGTGAACGGCGCTGCCGTGATCCTTTCCGGAACCGGCGAGGACGGCGCACATGGCCTCGTGGACCTCAAGGCCTCCGGTGGCTTCGCCATCGCCCAGAAGCCGCAGACGGCCAGTCACCAGGGCATGCCTGCCGCGGCGATCGACACCGGGCTCGTCGACGAGGTGCTGGCGCCCGAAGAGATCGCCGGATGTCTGGTCCGGCGCTTTGGCGACCCGGCGCGCCAGGACGATGCAACCGACGCGCAGAGCGCGGACACCGACGAGCTCGGTCTCGCGCTGTCGATCGTGCAGCAGAAGACCGGCATCAACCTCGGCTACGTCAAGGACGTCAACCTGCGCCGACGCTTCCTGCGCCGCGTGCTCCTGCAGAAGAACCGCGATATTGGCGCGTACCTGCAACTGCTGCGTGGCGATGCGCGCGAAGCGGCTGCGCTGCGCGACGACATCCTGATCGGCGTGACCGCCTTCTTTCGCGATGCCGAATTCGTCAATGTGCTGCGTCAGTCGGTGATTCCGCGCCTGCTCGAACTGAAGGACGATCCGATCCGTGTCTGGGTGCCGGCCTGCTCGACGGGCGAGGAGGTCTATACCATCGCGACGCTGCTGAAAGATGCGCTTGACCGCGCGGCGCTGCACCGCCGCGTGCAGATTTTCGGCACCGACATCAACGAGGCGTCGATTGAGTTCGCGCGTGCCGGCCGCTATAGCTCGGGTTCGATCGACGACGTGCCGGAGGCGTTTCGCGAGAGTACTTTCGCTGCCACTTCGGGCGGCTATGTCGTACGCAAGTCGATTCGGGACATGTGTGTGTTCGCGCGGCACAACGTGCTGACCCACGCGCCTTTCTCGGGCATGGGCCTGATCAGTTGCCGCAATCTGCTGATCTACCTGCGCAAGGAAGCACAGCAGCATGTGCTCGAAGCGTTGCACTACGCCTGCCGGGCGGACGGTTTCGTGGTGCTCGGCCGCGCCGAGGCGGCGTCGGGCGCGGACGGCTTCGAGCACGCGGGGGCGCCGCACCTCTATCGCAAAGTGGCGGCGGCGAGGCGCCAGCAGGCGATGTTTCCGATTGACGCATTGCGGCCGTGGGCAAGCGAAGGCGGTTCGCCGCCGGTTCGCCGCTCGCAGCCAGTCGATCCGGTGATCGAGGCCGCAACCCGGGCCGCGCTGGAGCGCTATGCACCGCCTGGCTTCGTCGTGGACGAGAAGGCGGACGTGGTGCAGTTTCGCGGCGACGTCTCGGACTTCGTGGCGCCGGCCAGCGGGGAAGCGTCGCTGGCCCTGCCGCGCCTGCTGCGGCCTGAGTTGAACGTAACGGTGCGCACCGCGCTGATCGAAGCGCGGCGCACGGGCCAGCCCGTGCGGCGTGAACGCGTGGCGCTCGGCGACAGACGTTTTACGCTCGAAGTGCTGCCGCTCGGCGGCGAGAATCTGGTGCCGCATTTCATGGTCACCCTGCAGCGATTGCAACAGGAGACGCCCGCAGTGCCCGGCACCGGCCAGGACGCGCGCTCGACGGGCAGCCAGCTTCAGGAACTCGAGCGCACGGTTGCCACGCTGTCCGACGAACTCGAGGCGACCCAGGCGCAGCTGAAAGCGGTGGTAGCCGAGTTTGAATCGGCTAACGAGGAGCTGCGTACTGCCAACGAAGAGATGCTCAGCACCAACGAGGAACTGCAAAGCGCGAACGAAGAGTTGCTGCTGGCCAAGCAGGAACTCGAATCGGCTAACCAGGAACTGGGTTCGCTGAACGACGAGCTCAGATCGCGCAACCAGCAGCTCGACCGGGCAAACGATGACCTGAGCAATCTCGTCGAAGGCATCCCGCTGCCGGTCGTGCTGCTGGACAGGCAACTGCGCCTGCGCCATTTTTCGCCACAGGCGCAGATGCTGTTCGGCTTCTCCGAAGACAGCGTCGGGCAGCCAATGGCGCAACTGAATCGCCTGTTCTCGGCGGCCGACCTGGAGCGCATGGTGCAGTCCGCCGTACAGGGGCTCGCGGAGGTCGAGCGCGAGTATCGGGATAGCGAAGGCCGATGGTGGCTCGTCAATGTGCGCGCCTACCGGACCGCCGACGATCGCATCGATGGCGCCGTGCTCGCCGTACAGGACATCGACGAACTCAAGCGTGCCGTCGATGTGGCACGGACCGCCCAGCGCGACGCTGAGCGGGCCAATACCGCCAAGGACAATTTTCTCGGTCTCGTCTCGCATGAGCTGCGCGCACCGCTGAACGTGATCGCGGGCTGGGCGGCCGTTCTCAAGGCGGCCAGCGAACGCAGTCTGAACACCGACGGGGCTTCGCGCGAGCGCGCGGTGGCGGCGATACTGCAACACTGCCAGTCGCAGGCAGCGCTGATCGATGACCTGCTCGATGTTTCGCGCATCACCTCGGGCCGCTTCGCGCTCGACTCCCAACTGGTTGACTTCGCGGCCGCCGTGCGCACGGTGGTGGAAGGTCATCGGCCGGCAGCGGCGGCGAAGGAGATGACGTTGCTCAGCTCGGGCCTGCACGACCAGGCCGTCGTCAGCGGCGATGCTCGCCGCTTGCAGCAGGTGGTGTCCAACCTGCTCGGCAACGCGCTCAAATTCACGCCACGCGGCGGTCGCGTCGAGGTCGCACTCACCCATCTGGGCACGCTCGTCGAACTGTCGGTGGTCGACAACGGCATTGGCGTCAAGCCCGAACTGCTGCCGCAGCTGTTCGACCGCTTCATGCAGTCGGATACGAGTCGTACGCGCGAATACGGCGGGCTTGGATTGGGGCTGTCGATCGTCAGGCACCTGGTCGCGGCACACGGCGGCACGGTGACGGCCACTAGCGAAGGCGAGGGTCGCGGTACGCGGTTGACCGTGCGCCTGCCTCTGGTGCAAAGCAAAGTGATCGGCGAGGAAGCCGTCACGTTAGCGCCGAATCGCCGGCCGGACCTGAACGGCCTTTCGCTGTTGCTCGTCGATGATGACGTGCAGGCACAGGAAGCGCTCGTGCATCTGCTGCATGGCCTTGGTGCGCAGGTGCAAACGGCCACGGGCGCCAACGAAGCACTCTCGTGCCTCGCAGCCGGTTCCTTCGACATACTGGTGAGCGATCTCGCGATGCCAGGCGCCGACGGCTACGCGCTGATGCAGGCTGTGCGGAAGCGCGAAGGCGGCCAGCGGCGCATTTACGCGCTCGCGCTCAGCGGTCTCGCGTCGCTACAGGACAGGGACGCCGCGATCGCCGCGGGCTTCGACGATCATCTTCCCAAGCCTCTGAACGCCGAAGTGCTGCTCGAGAAATTACTGCTTAGACGGGGCCGCTGA
- a CDS encoding FAD-binding oxidoreductase, translating into MNASKLQSWGRYPYGHQSGEPLAWRDAIEVRLADAHARLGTTLAFGNGRSYGDSCLADTGQVLPMKCLARFIGADWTNGVVRAEAGMTLGELLAVSLPRGWMLPVTPGTQFATLGGAVANDVHGKNHHVRGTFGRHVRRFSLLRSDRPAIECSRDEQAALFRATIGGLGLTGVIEWVEIQLMPVRSSHIAVSRTRYANLDEFLALAQEREAIHEYGVAWVDCLARGAALGRGIYTSGDHTDDGDFSVPAKRACSVPFVPPFSPVSRTTVRAFNALYYRRQKPGVELAREAATRFFYPLDNIHNWNRIYGRQGFQQHQCVVPMANARDALHAILRTIATNGSGSFLAVLKRCGPLPSPGLLSFPMEGVSLALDFPQNERRNTDLFARLDSIVAEAGGRQYPAKDAHMSAKHFRAAYPAWQELERHRDPALMSRFWKRTTQS; encoded by the coding sequence ATGAACGCCTCAAAGCTGCAATCGTGGGGACGATACCCCTATGGTCACCAGTCGGGTGAACCGCTTGCGTGGCGTGATGCCATCGAGGTGCGCCTGGCCGACGCTCACGCGCGCCTCGGTACGACGCTCGCATTCGGCAACGGCCGCAGCTATGGTGACAGTTGCCTTGCGGACACCGGTCAGGTGCTGCCGATGAAGTGCCTCGCGCGCTTCATCGGCGCCGACTGGACGAACGGCGTCGTGCGCGCCGAAGCAGGCATGACGCTCGGCGAACTGCTCGCGGTGTCCTTGCCGCGTGGCTGGATGCTGCCGGTCACGCCTGGCACGCAGTTCGCCACGCTCGGCGGTGCAGTGGCCAACGACGTGCATGGCAAGAACCATCATGTGCGCGGGACGTTCGGACGCCACGTGCGTCGCTTTTCGCTGCTGCGCTCCGACCGTCCGGCAATCGAATGTTCGCGCGACGAGCAAGCCGCGCTGTTTCGCGCGACGATCGGCGGGCTCGGACTTACCGGTGTGATCGAATGGGTAGAGATCCAGCTGATGCCGGTACGCTCGAGCCACATCGCCGTTTCACGCACCCGCTATGCCAACCTCGACGAATTCCTCGCCCTCGCGCAAGAGCGCGAAGCGATCCACGAGTACGGAGTGGCGTGGGTGGACTGCCTCGCGCGCGGCGCGGCGCTCGGGCGCGGCATCTACACGAGCGGCGATCACACGGACGACGGCGACTTCTCCGTTCCGGCAAAACGCGCGTGCAGCGTGCCGTTCGTTCCGCCGTTTTCACCGGTTAGCCGTACGACGGTGCGCGCGTTCAACGCACTCTATTATCGACGCCAGAAACCCGGTGTCGAACTCGCGCGCGAAGCCGCGACCCGTTTCTTCTACCCGCTCGATAACATTCACAACTGGAACCGCATCTATGGGCGGCAGGGCTTCCAGCAACATCAATGCGTCGTGCCGATGGCGAACGCGCGCGACGCATTGCATGCGATCCTGCGCACGATCGCCACGAACGGTAGCGGTTCTTTTCTTGCGGTACTCAAGCGTTGCGGCCCACTGCCCTCACCTGGCCTGCTCTCGTTTCCTATGGAAGGGGTGTCACTTGCCCTCGACTTCCCGCAGAACGAACGACGCAACACCGACCTCTTCGCTCGGCTCGACTCGATCGTGGCCGAAGCAGGCGGCCGTCAATATCCCGCGAAAGATGCACACATGAGCGCGAAGCATTTCCGCGCGGCTTACCCCGCATGGCAGGAGCTCGAGCGGCACCGCGACCCCGCGCTAATGTCGCGTTTCTGGAAACGGACGACTCAATCATGA